In Shewanella sp. MR-4, the genomic stretch TCTAAACAGCTTCATCGCAGAAGAAGTGCTTGCCGTCGCCCAAGTGAACGTGGCCGAGCATGAAAAACTAGCCCAGGCGAAGCAGTTCCTCGACCGTCATTTCCCACTGGATGCGGGTTCGCACCAGGATGTGATCAGCTATGTGGTTTACTACCAACACCTGCTGGCATTTTTTGCCGACGGCAGCCACAGCGGATTACGCCAAACCAAGCAGTTTGTTGCCTTCAACGGCACTAAAGATGCGCCAAGCGCCATAGTGTTACAGGACCAAGGCTGCCATGTAGAGTTGTGTTTCGACCGCACTGGCATGATAGGCGCGCGGGATTTAGCGAATTTGGAAGATGTGCAAATCGAAGCGCCCGTTGAGTTAGCCGCCGAACCCACAGAGACACGTAATACCACCTCGCGCCACTGGTTAAGCCTGTTACATGCAGGAATGCCAAGCGCTAACGATATTCAAGACAAGCTGTTTACCGCTAAAGATGGTGGCGACTACAGCCTGCAACGTATCGTGAATCTCTAAATTCCGCGTATTTTCACGGGAGAGCTGCCGTCGGCGGCTCTCCTTTTTTAGCTTCAAACCCACCTGCCCATTACGACTCAATAAAATTGACTTACAAAATAAATTAAATTGATTTTATTGAAGCTGAACGCAATCGTTATAATGCCCGTCTTTGTCAGCGTCCCAATGCTTATTCGATTGGCTTATTCGAGTATCCATGCCTATGTGGATGGAGCTGAAAACCCAAGATTGGAACGATAACACTCAGTCGCAAACCTAAGGCGTTATGAATTTTTCATCGATAGTCTCGCAACTTAAGCAACCTCATCGCCTTGTATTTATCTGCGCCGCGCTACTGTGTCTCGCGCCTGTTATCTCATCCCCTATGGCGCTTGTGCTCGGTTTTACCTTGGCCAGCCTAGGTTGGGTGCCAAACGACTGGAATATCGCCGCCCTCACCAAAAAATTACTGTCCTATTCGATTATCGGCTTAGGCTTTGGCATTAACTTCAATGCCGCGATTGAGGCCAGCAGCCATAACCTAGGATTAATTGTCGGCTCGATTATTTTTACGCTGATCTTGGGCTTTTTGGTGACTCGCGCTTTAAAGTTTGACCCGATCACAGGGCACTTAATCGCCTCTGGCACCGCCATCTGTGGCGGCAGCGCCATTGCCGCCGTATCACCCGCCATTAATGCCAAACCAGACCAAACCGCCACCGCATTAGCCTGTGTATTTGTACTCAACTCGGTGGCATTGTTTTTATTCCCCGCCCTCGGACATTTGCTCAATATGAGCCAATACGATTTTGGCGTGTGGAGTGCCATCGCGATTCACGACACCTCCTCAGTCGTCGGCGCGGCCTCTGCCTACGGTGATGAAGCACTTAAAACCGCCACGACCATTAAACTGGCGCGCGCACTGTGGATTATCCCCATCGCCCTTGTCAGTGCGCTGATCTTTGGCGGCGATAAACGTAAGCTTAACCTACCGTATTTTATCGGATTTTACTGTTTAGCCATCGCAATCGCCCATTGGTTACCGCAGTTTCAGCCGCTCTACGACACGCTGTTTATGGTATCGAAACGTACCTTGGTCCTGTGTCTGTTCTTGATTGGTGCGGGGATTACGGTGCAAAAAATGCGAGCGAGCGGCCCTAAGCCTTTGCTGCTGGGCGTGGTTCTGTGGGCGGCGATAGGAATTACGTCTTTAGGTTATATTCTGTATTTTCAATAGATTGGATTTGAGCCTAACGGCTCAGATTGATGAGCTAACGCGGGAAGCTTTATTCGGCGTTGGGTTTAATCCGCCAAGCCAACCCCAGTACCCCTAAAAAGGCGGAAAATTCGATCAGCGAGCGGAGTAATCCTGTGGTTTGCGTGGATGCAACCAAGGCAATAAGGCAAAACACAATCAGCAGCGAGTTTTTCAATTGCATCCTCCGACGAACTTAGGGGATGCTCATTATTGTTTAGAACCAAAAAGCCAGCCAATATCGATTTTCAATAACAAATAGCTATAACAACTAAGCCTGAGAGTTTAGCTTAAGCGGCTTTATGGGCGCTATCGGACTCGTTTGCCGCCAGTTCTTGGTTATGTTCTTGAATAAAATCCTCCATAAACCAAGCACAAAAGGTGTGGCGACCATCTACGTCGGCCTTGCCATAAATGGTCGATGCCTGTTGGCGCACGGTTTTCTCTTTTGTCTGTCTCACTTCGGCAATTTCTTTAAAACTCAGCCCTTTAAGCAATAAAAATGCGACTTGCTGCTCGCTCTTGGTAAAACCCCAAGTATCAAACTGGTTTGCAACGGCTTGGCTGTATTCCTGTCTGGCGGAGCGCATTTGGGTCGACATATTGTCGATTTTTTTATCGGCATACTCGAGGCGTTTTGCTAAGGCTTTTACCTCGCGCGAGCGGCGAATTAAATCGTAACTGAGGTAGATGGCTCCAACGGCGGTGAGCACTAAGAGTATGGCTTCCTGCACTAAATGCCATTGCGGAATGCCTAATTGAATGTCGGAACTAATGTCAAAAAGCTTAAAGCACATGATGAGTGCCAACAGACCAATAATGACAATATCCTTCATCTAAAACTCCTAAATAAAAGCAAAATCAATCAATTATTTTATGGGACATATGTACCATAGGCGGATTTATGATACAGGTCCCCGACGACTTTCAGCCGTCAATCCCTACACTGACAGCATTGTTTAATACCACAGAATCATCTCATGTCTGTCAGTTCGTCTTGTATCAAGTTAAGTCTGTTGACCAGCTTAGTCGGCAGTAGTTTCCTGTGTCTTGCGGCGGAAGCCGAACTTTCCCAAGCGCTTTCGAGCAGCCAAGCTAGGTTGGCCCATATCACTTCGTCGAATACCCAATCGGCAAATTTATCCAGCTCGACCTGGCTCACTGGTCTGCCGAGCATTAGCTTAAGTCACCTCGGGAGCTTGGATAATAGTAACAGCTACGAGCAGGAACTCTCAGTCAATTTGCCATTTAAATCGCCCGCGCTACACAGCAGCGATAAGCAAATAAAACAGCTCGCCGAGCAAATTCATCAACAACA encodes the following:
- a CDS encoding malate synthase, whose protein sequence is MNMSIINSHQIQPNLNSFIAEEVLAVAQVNVAEHEKLAQAKQFLDRHFPLDAGSHQDVISYVVYYQHLLAFFADGSHSGLRQTKQFVAFNGTKDAPSAIVLQDQGCHVELCFDRTGMIGARDLANLEDVQIEAPVELAAEPTETRNTTSRHWLSLLHAGMPSANDIQDKLFTAKDGGDYSLQRIVNL
- a CDS encoding YeiH family protein is translated as MNFSSIVSQLKQPHRLVFICAALLCLAPVISSPMALVLGFTLASLGWVPNDWNIAALTKKLLSYSIIGLGFGINFNAAIEASSHNLGLIVGSIIFTLILGFLVTRALKFDPITGHLIASGTAICGGSAIAAVSPAINAKPDQTATALACVFVLNSVALFLFPALGHLLNMSQYDFGVWSAIAIHDTSSVVGAASAYGDEALKTATTIKLARALWIIPIALVSALIFGGDKRKLNLPYFIGFYCLAIAIAHWLPQFQPLYDTLFMVSKRTLVLCLFLIGAGITVQKMRASGPKPLLLGVVLWAAIGITSLGYILYFQ
- a CDS encoding helix-turn-helix transcriptional regulator → MKDIVIIGLLALIMCFKLFDISSDIQLGIPQWHLVQEAILLVLTAVGAIYLSYDLIRRSREVKALAKRLEYADKKIDNMSTQMRSARQEYSQAVANQFDTWGFTKSEQQVAFLLLKGLSFKEIAEVRQTKEKTVRQQASTIYGKADVDGRHTFCAWFMEDFIQEHNQELAANESDSAHKAA